A section of the Oenanthe melanoleuca isolate GR-GAL-2019-014 chromosome 6, OMel1.0, whole genome shotgun sequence genome encodes:
- the LOC130254793 gene encoding interferon-induced protein with tetratricopeptide repeats 5-like: MSTNSKDSLKTSLLQLECHFTWNLQKEDVVLEALEETVLDHIKFVKECKITDYNMLSYVCHLKNSNEEGLRNLQKAEEAIQEHHPGEIARRSLVTWGNYAWIYYHMQRYEEAQTYASKVENSCKKLSSTAHGKIQLPEVYAQQGWALLRFGGNYFERAKDCFENALKSEPNNPDFNAGYAIAMFRLGSFPKRDNTGTWPCLEALKRAVELNPNDTTLLALLALQLQVLKQAKEGERYIEEGMQKTPDFPVFLRYAASFYRKKGEIDKAVKILKRALALTPNSVIVHHQLGLCYKFKILELKMARYPPQEEVDNLLELAIFHLKTVIDKKPVFFSVYSDLGKIYALGKRFEEAEEIFQKVLQRNDVSCGVKQEIYFNYANFQQFDMKSESKAIKYYIEGLKMEHDSYKRKQCSEAVEKLLKEKIRNGLGQATDFGTFGLAHKLNGKKQEAIECYEKAIALDPNNKEYLNALAELQLSISS, translated from the exons atgaG CACCAATTCCAAGGATTCCTTGAAGACTTCCCTGCTGCAGTTAGAATGTCATTTTACATGGAATTTGCAGAAGGAGGATGTAGTTCTTGAGGCCCTAGAGGAAACAGTACTTGATCACATCAAGTTTGTCAAAGAATGCAAAATTACAGATTATAATATGCTCTCCTATGTATGTCACCTAAAGAATTCAAATGAGGAGGGCCTGAGAAATCTCCAGAAAGCTGAAGAAGCTATTCAAGAACATCATCCAGGTGAAATTGCCAGGAGAAGTCTTGTTACCTGGGGGAACTATGCCTGGATCTATTACCACATGCAGAGATATGAAGAAGCTCAAACTTATGCAAGCAAAGTGGAAAACAGCTGCAAAAAGCTTTCAAGTACTGCTCATGGGAAGATTCAGCTTCCAGAGGTCTATGCACAGCAAGGATGGGCATTATTACGTTTTGGGGGGAATTACTTTGAGAGGGCAAAGGATTGTTTTGAAAATGCTCTGAAGAGTGAGCCCAATAACCCAGATTTTAATGCTGGCTATGCAATAGCAATGTTTCGCTTGGGAAGTTTCCCTAAGAGGGACAATACAGGGACGTGGCCCTGCCTGGAGGCCCTGAAACGGGCAGTGGAACTCAACCCAAATGACACCACCCTTCTGGCATTACTGGCATTACAACTTCAGGTATTAAAACAAGCCAAAGAGGGCGAGAGATACATTGAAGAAGGAATGCAGAAAACCCCCgactttcctgttttcctgcgATATGCTGCTagtttttacagaaagaaaggagaaatagaCAAGGCTGTGAAGATTTTGAAGAGAGCCCTGGCACTGACACCAAATTCTGTCATTGTGCATCATCAACTAGGACTCTGCTACAAATTCAAGATCCTTGAATTGAAAATGGCAAGATACCCACCTCAAGAGGAAGTGGACAATCTCCTTGAGCTTGccatatttcatttaaaaacagtgATAGACAAAAAGCCAGTATTTTTTAGTGTTTATAGTGACCTAGGAAAAATATATGCACTAGGCAAGAGGTttgaagaagcagaagagataTTTCAGAAAGTGCTCCAGAGAAATGATGTATCCTGTGGTGTCAAACAAGAAATCTACTTCAATTATGCAAATTTTCAGCAGTTTGACATGAAGTCAGAATCAAAAGCCATTAAGTATTACATAGAAGGTCTGAAAATGGAACACGATTCCtataaaagaaaacagtgcAGTGAAGCTGTGGAGAAATtgttgaaagagaaaattaggAACGGTTTAGGACAAGCCACAGATTTTGGTACATTTGGCCTCGCTCATAAGTTAAATGGTAAGAAACAAGAAGCAATTGAATGCTATGAGAAAGCCATTGCTTTGGATCCCAACAACAAAGAATATCTGAATGCATTAGCTGAGCTACAACTTTCCATCTCAAGCTAA